From a region of the Geothrix sp. 21YS21S-2 genome:
- a CDS encoding NuoM family protein: protein MSPWQNLPLWVTVLPLLGALFLLFVPKESRRTFELGALAFTVADFLLSIPLWFQYDRSSAAVQWAYSCDWIPSIGVKFSVGMDGISLVLLLLTTLLGFIVVWCSFTAILERHKEYYIWLLVMQFSMLGVFITQDMFQFYLFWELMLVPMYFLIAIWGGPQKLYAAIKLFLYTLAGSVLMLVAILAIYFLQFKTTGHYDMSIASFQAMAATVGAQSHTFQTLLAVAFFLGFAIKVPMFPFHTWLPDAHVEAPTAGSVVLAGVLLKMGTYGFLRFLLPIAPDATKELMPWFMTLAIIGVIYGALVAMIQKDMKKLVAYSSVSHLGLCMLGIFALNPNGITGGILQMLNHGISTSALFLIVGIVYERRHTRLIAEYGGLSKTMPIYATVFLIMTMSSIGLPGLNGFIGEFAILQGAFQAAPWIAVVATTGIILGAAYMLWLYQRAMFGPINETNTKMADLNLREIAYFVPLLIAAFWIGLYPKPLLAILDKPVEKLVTQVNPSFYKQQPLTAAQREAARRGMAAMAAPAHAEGHAEGHAETSHGGGE from the coding sequence ATGAGTCCCTGGCAAAACCTCCCGTTGTGGGTCACCGTCCTCCCCCTCCTCGGGGCCCTCTTCCTCCTCTTCGTGCCGAAGGAGAGTCGAAGGACCTTTGAACTGGGGGCCCTGGCCTTCACGGTGGCCGACTTTCTCCTGAGCATCCCGCTCTGGTTCCAGTACGACCGCTCCAGCGCCGCGGTCCAGTGGGCCTATTCCTGCGACTGGATTCCGAGCATCGGGGTCAAGTTCAGCGTGGGCATGGACGGCATCAGCCTGGTGTTGCTGCTGCTCACCACCCTCCTGGGGTTCATCGTGGTGTGGTGCTCGTTCACGGCCATCCTGGAGCGCCACAAGGAGTACTACATCTGGCTGCTGGTCATGCAGTTCAGCATGCTGGGGGTCTTCATCACCCAGGACATGTTCCAGTTCTACCTCTTCTGGGAACTGATGCTGGTGCCCATGTACTTCCTGATCGCCATCTGGGGCGGGCCCCAGAAGCTCTACGCGGCCATCAAGCTCTTCCTCTACACCCTGGCGGGCTCGGTGCTGATGCTGGTGGCCATCCTGGCCATCTACTTCCTCCAGTTCAAGACCACCGGCCACTACGACATGTCCATCGCCTCGTTCCAGGCCATGGCGGCGACGGTCGGCGCGCAGTCCCACACCTTCCAGACGCTCCTGGCGGTGGCCTTCTTCCTGGGCTTCGCCATCAAGGTGCCCATGTTCCCCTTCCACACCTGGCTGCCTGACGCCCACGTGGAGGCCCCCACCGCGGGCTCCGTGGTGCTGGCCGGCGTGCTCCTGAAGATGGGCACCTACGGCTTCCTGCGCTTCCTGCTGCCCATCGCCCCGGACGCCACCAAGGAGCTGATGCCCTGGTTCATGACCCTGGCCATCATCGGCGTCATCTACGGCGCGCTCGTGGCCATGATCCAGAAGGACATGAAAAAGCTCGTGGCCTACTCCTCCGTGAGCCACCTGGGCCTGTGCATGCTGGGCATCTTCGCCCTGAACCCCAACGGCATCACCGGCGGCATCCTCCAGATGCTCAACCACGGCATCTCCACGTCCGCGCTCTTCCTCATCGTGGGCATCGTCTACGAGCGCCGCCACACCCGGCTCATCGCGGAATACGGCGGGCTGTCCAAGACCATGCCCATCTACGCGACGGTCTTCCTGATCATGACCATGAGCAGCATCGGGCTCCCGGGCCTCAACGGCTTCATCGGGGAGTTCGCCATCCTGCAGGGCGCCTTCCAGGCCGCGCCCTGGATCGCGGTGGTGGCCACCACGGGCATCATCCTGGGCGCCGCCTACATGCTCTGGCTCTACCAGCGGGCCATGTTCGGGCCCATCAACGAGACCAACACCAAGATGGCGGACCTGAACCTGCGCGAGATCGCCTACTTCGTGCCCCTGCTCATCGCGGCCTTCTGGATCGGCCTCTATCCCAAGCCGCTCCTGGCCATCCTGGACAAGCCCGTCGAGAAGCTGGTGACCCAGGTGAACCCCTCCTTCTACAAGCAGCAGCCCCTCACGGCCGCCCAGCGCGAGGCCGCCAGGCGCGGCATGGCCGCCATGGCCGCCCCGGCCCATGCCGAGGGCCACGCCGAAGGGCACGCCGAGACCAGCCATGGAGGGGGTGAGTAA
- a CDS encoding NADH-quinone oxidoreductase subunit N — protein MSFAAGLWGTLVRDLPLIYPQLLILVAATVMLWPGDMFVPKGGKSQWAFITVLVLVAAGFLVSRTPPGAGFSRMYQVDGITRGFQYLCLAAGVITVLLSQLQLDLHKDQSVEYYSLILFSVTGMLFLVGATDLVSIYFSLELMALCIYILVAYFREQERSIEAGVKYFLLGAFSSGILLFGISLLFAATGGVTTNLADLNEKLALLPMSSNLLVFLGILMVLVGFCFKVAAVPFHMWSPDAYDGAPTAITAFMSMAPKAASLAAFARVFGSGFGGLHGEWMAPLAFVAGASMILGNIAALRQQTMKRLLAYSSIAHVGYMLLGVLSSNVPGGVQAIWLYMLTYLLMQSGAFGIIIYLQGKGEGERIEDFRGLSRTRPVLAFAMMVILLSLAGIPPLVGFFSKFYLFKLAIEQGHVTLTVIALLTSAVAAYYYLAVVAAMYFKEPAEGEVKPMGGITGLVVGVSCALVLVGTLFGAYLLDWAATIL, from the coding sequence ATGTCCTTCGCCGCCGGCTTGTGGGGGACCCTGGTCAGGGATCTTCCGCTCATCTACCCGCAGCTCCTCATCCTGGTGGCCGCCACGGTCATGCTCTGGCCGGGCGATATGTTCGTGCCCAAGGGCGGGAAGAGCCAGTGGGCCTTCATCACCGTCCTGGTCCTCGTGGCCGCGGGGTTCCTCGTCAGCCGCACGCCTCCGGGCGCGGGCTTCTCCCGCATGTATCAGGTGGACGGCATCACCCGGGGCTTCCAGTACCTGTGCCTCGCCGCGGGCGTGATCACCGTGCTCCTGAGCCAGCTTCAGCTGGACCTGCACAAGGACCAGTCCGTGGAGTACTACTCCCTGATCCTCTTCTCGGTGACGGGCATGCTGTTCCTGGTGGGGGCCACCGACCTGGTGTCCATCTACTTCTCCCTGGAGCTCATGGCGCTCTGCATCTACATCCTGGTGGCGTACTTCCGCGAACAGGAGCGGAGCATCGAGGCGGGGGTGAAGTACTTCCTGCTGGGGGCCTTCTCCAGCGGCATCCTTCTGTTCGGGATCAGCCTCCTGTTCGCCGCCACGGGCGGCGTCACCACCAACCTCGCGGACCTCAACGAGAAGCTGGCCCTTCTGCCCATGTCCAGCAACCTGCTGGTATTCCTGGGAATCCTCATGGTGCTGGTGGGCTTCTGCTTCAAGGTGGCCGCCGTCCCCTTCCACATGTGGAGCCCGGACGCCTATGACGGCGCCCCCACGGCCATCACCGCCTTCATGTCCATGGCCCCCAAGGCGGCGTCCCTGGCGGCCTTCGCCCGCGTCTTCGGATCGGGCTTCGGCGGCCTCCACGGCGAGTGGATGGCGCCCCTGGCCTTCGTGGCCGGAGCCAGCATGATCCTGGGCAACATCGCCGCCCTCCGTCAGCAGACCATGAAGCGGCTGCTGGCCTATTCCAGCATCGCCCACGTGGGCTACATGCTGCTGGGCGTGCTCAGCTCCAACGTTCCGGGCGGGGTGCAGGCCATCTGGCTCTACATGCTCACCTACCTGCTCATGCAGAGCGGGGCCTTCGGCATCATCATCTACCTCCAAGGCAAGGGCGAAGGGGAGCGCATCGAGGACTTCCGGGGGCTGTCCCGCACCCGGCCGGTGCTGGCCTTCGCCATGATGGTCATCCTGCTGAGCCTGGCGGGCATACCGCCCCTGGTGGGCTTCTTCAGCAAGTTCTACCTGTTCAAGCTGGCCATCGAGCAGGGCCACGTCACCCTCACGGTCATCGCGCTGCTCACCAGCGCCGTGGCGGCCTACTACTACCTGGCCGTGGTGGCGGCGATGTACTTCAAGGAGCCCGCCGAAGGCGAAGTCAAGCCCATGGGCGGGATCACCGGCCTGGTGGTGGGCGTCTCCTGCGCCCTGGTGCTGGTGGGGACCCTCTTTGGGGCCTACCTGCTGGACTGGGCCGCCACGATCCTCTAG
- a CDS encoding AtpZ/AtpI family protein, giving the protein MLFQRKDKGVDPRERALWGDLMGLGMVFPIAFVAGFFLGRWIGGLFGHPRAGMWVGLAWGVATGFWELYKTTVRLDRYDEAEKKEKDDSHGG; this is encoded by the coding sequence ATGCTGTTCCAGCGCAAGGACAAGGGGGTCGATCCCCGTGAACGGGCCCTGTGGGGCGATCTCATGGGGCTGGGCATGGTGTTTCCCATCGCCTTCGTCGCGGGCTTCTTCCTGGGGCGCTGGATCGGAGGGCTCTTCGGGCACCCCCGGGCCGGCATGTGGGTGGGCCTGGCGTGGGGCGTGGCCACGGGTTTCTGGGAGCTGTACAAGACCACCGTGCGGCTGGACCGCTATGACGAGGCCGAAAAAAAGGAGAAGGACGATTCCCATGGCGGCTGA
- a CDS encoding ATP synthase subunit I, whose product MAAEDGGTHHLVRINRIQLALVPLGAAGWGLARSWRGALVFAAGGAASLLFWNLHRWVVTGMLTPSVRRRWLFGFLVLAKLALIVLLLRGMMVCFPSEVLPFVTGILLFSVSIVLEALWLIFRPD is encoded by the coding sequence ATGGCGGCTGAGGACGGGGGGACCCACCACCTGGTCCGCATCAACCGGATCCAGCTGGCCCTGGTGCCCCTGGGCGCGGCGGGGTGGGGTCTCGCGCGGTCCTGGCGGGGGGCCCTGGTGTTCGCGGCGGGCGGCGCGGCCAGCCTCCTGTTCTGGAACCTCCACCGGTGGGTGGTGACGGGCATGCTGACCCCTTCGGTGAGGCGGAGGTGGCTCTTCGGGTTCCTGGTACTGGCCAAACTGGCGTTGATCGTGCTTCTCCTGCGTGGGATGATGGTCTGCTTCCCTTCGGAAGTCCTACCCTTCGTCACCGGGATTCTCCTTTTCAGCGTTTCCATCGTGCTGGAAGCGTTATGGTTGATCTTCCGGCCTGACTGA
- the atpB gene encoding F0F1 ATP synthase subunit A produces MEHHASFLAVLLTNLLGLARHPWGAFAHGEALSVLERYDHLLISVLAALVTVILVLMVRAKLVRVPGPLQQTMEYLVSFVRTLVSDNVAHHPDRYVPLIGTLGVFVLLNNLFGLIPGLGSGTANYNVTLGCALVVFLYYNFHGMREHGVGKYLGHFAGPVWFLWILMWPLEVLGLFSRILSHSLRLFGNIAGEHVVTGIFFGLAPLVVPVPLAIMGLFFGLIQTFVFIMLATIYVSGAVAHEH; encoded by the coding sequence ATGGAACACCATGCGTCCTTTCTCGCGGTCCTGCTGACCAACCTCCTGGGGCTGGCCAGGCACCCGTGGGGCGCCTTCGCCCACGGCGAGGCCCTCTCGGTCCTGGAGCGCTACGACCACCTCCTCATCTCGGTCCTGGCGGCCCTGGTGACGGTCATCCTGGTGCTGATGGTGCGGGCGAAGCTGGTGCGCGTCCCGGGCCCCCTGCAGCAGACCATGGAATACCTGGTGAGCTTCGTGCGCACCCTGGTGTCGGACAACGTGGCGCACCATCCGGACCGCTACGTGCCCCTCATCGGCACCCTGGGCGTCTTCGTCCTGCTGAACAACCTCTTCGGCCTGATCCCCGGCCTGGGCTCGGGCACGGCCAACTACAACGTGACCCTGGGCTGCGCCCTGGTGGTGTTCCTCTACTACAACTTCCACGGCATGCGCGAGCACGGCGTCGGGAAGTACCTGGGCCACTTCGCGGGCCCGGTGTGGTTCCTGTGGATCCTCATGTGGCCGCTCGAGGTCCTGGGCCTGTTCTCCCGGATTCTCAGCCACAGCCTGCGCCTGTTCGGCAACATCGCCGGCGAGCACGTGGTGACCGGCATCTTCTTCGGCCTGGCCCCCCTGGTGGTGCCGGTGCCCCTGGCGATCATGGGCCTGTTCTTCGGCCTGATCCAGACCTTCGTGTTCATCATGCTCGCCACGATCTACGTGTCCGGAGCCGTCGCGCACGAGCACTAG
- a CDS encoding ATP synthase F0 subunit C produces the protein MKKFFVTAFLFTLAVAAFAQVPGAAAPGIFEGKFLAHIALAIAAAGCGMAQGKAVVAACEGIARNPQAAGNIRTTMIIGLALIEALVIYVLVAAFAVK, from the coding sequence ATGAAGAAGTTCTTCGTCACCGCCTTCCTGTTCACCCTGGCCGTCGCCGCCTTCGCCCAGGTCCCCGGCGCCGCCGCCCCCGGCATCTTCGAAGGCAAGTTCCTGGCCCACATCGCTCTCGCCATCGCGGCCGCCGGCTGCGGCATGGCCCAGGGCAAGGCCGTGGTCGCCGCCTGCGAGGGCATCGCGCGCAACCCCCAGGCCGCCGGCAACATCCGCACGACCATGATCATCGGCCTGGCCCTCATCGAGGCCCTGGTGATCTACGTGCTCGTGGCCGCCTTCGCCGTCAAGTAG
- a CDS encoding STAS domain-containing protein — MLNIQTRQEGNASVVTIQGKVNFEVTAQLRDVIRDTVTTLQPKLLVINLESVSFIDSSGLGLLVAARNSVDKNNGKLHLCALPPQVKKTFDQTNLTNYFSIFTTEQDALRGA, encoded by the coding sequence ATGTTGAACATTCAGACCCGCCAGGAAGGCAACGCATCCGTCGTTACCATCCAGGGCAAGGTCAACTTCGAGGTGACGGCCCAGCTGCGGGACGTGATCCGGGACACCGTGACCACGCTCCAGCCCAAGCTGCTCGTCATCAACCTCGAGAGCGTGTCCTTCATCGATTCCTCGGGGTTGGGGCTTCTCGTGGCCGCCCGGAACAGCGTGGACAAGAACAACGGCAAGCTCCACCTCTGCGCCCTTCCGCCCCAGGTGAAGAAGACCTTCGACCAGACGAACCTCACGAACTACTTCTCCATCTTCACGACGGAGCAGGACGCGCTTCGCGGGGCCTGA
- a CDS encoding PP2C family protein-serine/threonine phosphatase, which produces MQKGVVLVVDDEAPIRDILSFYLKRAGYTVLLAENGRVALDEMAKLQPDLILSDLRMPEMAGDELCQAVKGNPRTRDTFFVLVSALDGTASKIGGLNLGADDMISKPFHAQEVMAKVESAFRIIGMQKEIKRQNLELTRFQERMTAELSLAARLQVGLLPPIPGQAGNIRYTHRYLPAEGIGGDIYAILNLPDDSVALMIADVSGHGVTAALISAMVKTCFENQVRFGHGPLAWAQAMNRDLARSTLAEQFATAFLARLDPASDILQYVAAGHVAPMLISQGASGGPRIPTVLGERGFMLGIDEGLQFHQQTCPFMKGDRLIVYTDGLVEVEREDRSFLGDEGLLEICSDLPADEEAAADHIVHRAVTFNDSTPFSDDVTLVVLDRLG; this is translated from the coding sequence ATGCAAAAAGGCGTCGTGCTGGTCGTCGATGACGAAGCGCCCATACGGGATATCCTCAGCTTCTACCTCAAGCGCGCCGGCTACACGGTCCTCCTGGCCGAAAACGGCCGGGTGGCCCTGGACGAGATGGCGAAGCTGCAGCCCGACCTCATCCTTTCGGACCTCCGGATGCCGGAGATGGCCGGGGATGAGCTCTGCCAGGCGGTGAAGGGGAACCCCCGCACCCGGGACACGTTCTTCGTGCTCGTGTCGGCCCTGGACGGCACGGCCTCCAAGATCGGCGGGCTGAACCTGGGCGCCGACGACATGATCTCCAAGCCCTTCCACGCCCAGGAGGTGATGGCGAAGGTGGAATCGGCCTTCCGCATCATCGGCATGCAGAAGGAGATCAAGCGCCAGAACCTGGAACTGACCCGTTTCCAGGAACGGATGACCGCCGAGTTGAGTCTCGCGGCGCGCCTCCAGGTGGGCCTGCTGCCGCCCATCCCGGGGCAGGCGGGAAACATCCGCTACACCCACCGCTATCTGCCCGCGGAGGGCATCGGTGGGGACATCTACGCCATCCTCAACCTGCCCGACGACAGCGTGGCCCTGATGATTGCCGACGTGAGCGGGCACGGCGTGACCGCCGCCCTCATCTCCGCCATGGTGAAGACCTGCTTCGAGAACCAGGTGCGCTTCGGCCACGGACCCCTGGCCTGGGCCCAGGCCATGAACCGGGACCTGGCGCGCAGCACGCTGGCGGAGCAGTTCGCGACGGCCTTCCTGGCGCGCCTGGACCCGGCCTCCGATATCCTGCAGTACGTTGCCGCGGGCCATGTGGCGCCGATGCTCATCTCCCAGGGTGCTTCCGGCGGTCCGCGGATCCCCACGGTCCTGGGGGAGCGGGGCTTCATGCTGGGCATCGACGAGGGCCTCCAGTTCCACCAGCAGACCTGCCCCTTCATGAAGGGCGACCGGCTCATCGTCTACACGGATGGTCTGGTGGAGGTGGAGCGGGAGGACCGGTCGTTCCTGGGGGACGAGGGTCTCCTGGAGATCTGCTCCGACCTGCCCGCCGACGAGGAGGCGGCAGCGGACCACATCGTTCACCGGGCGGTGACCTTCAACGACTCCACGCCCTTCTCGGACGACGTGACCCTCGTGGTGTTGGACAGGCTGGGATAG
- a CDS encoding DoxX family protein — MAATRIWTGRLLSGVALLFLLMDGLTKVARANPAVQATVGLGFAETSVPVIGFLVLGGALLYAWPATAGLGALWLTAFLGGAASAQFRLGAPWISHTLFPAYLGVALWAGLVLRRPEWWDLVRPGRPAKGDRSG, encoded by the coding sequence ATGGCAGCCACCCGGATCTGGACAGGGCGCCTTCTGAGCGGAGTCGCGCTGCTATTCCTGTTGATGGACGGCCTGACGAAGGTCGCGCGCGCCAACCCTGCCGTCCAGGCGACCGTGGGGCTTGGGTTTGCGGAGACCAGCGTTCCGGTCATCGGGTTCCTGGTCCTGGGCGGCGCCCTGCTCTACGCCTGGCCGGCGACCGCCGGCCTGGGCGCCCTCTGGTTGACGGCCTTCCTGGGCGGAGCGGCATCGGCCCAGTTCCGCCTCGGAGCGCCTTGGATCAGCCACACCCTGTTCCCGGCCTATCTGGGCGTGGCGCTCTGGGCGGGACTGGTGCTCCGGCGTCCCGAATGGTGGGATCTGGTCCGACCCGGCCGTCCGGCCAAGGGGGACCGCTCCGGATAG
- a CDS encoding TetR/AcrR family transcriptional regulator produces the protein MVKRVRRNYDNTARARQAALTRARVLEAARRLFAERGLDRVTLEAVAAEAQVSPATIYAQFKSKAGLLGALMEASMFNDRYRALAEKADSAGDPVDVMRVTASIARTIYDGEKEQLGLVRGAAAFSPELRAVEQRFEQLRYDLQAARVRRVLEEGFARPGLGLDQARDIMWMVTGRDLYRMLVVERAWTSDAYEQWLFETLRRTLLSGQTGPD, from the coding sequence ATGGTCAAGAGGGTCCGCCGAAACTACGACAACACCGCCCGGGCCCGGCAGGCGGCTCTGACCCGCGCGAGGGTCCTGGAGGCCGCCCGGAGGCTCTTCGCCGAGCGGGGACTGGACCGGGTGACCCTTGAAGCGGTCGCCGCCGAGGCGCAGGTGTCGCCCGCCACCATCTACGCGCAATTCAAGTCGAAGGCGGGGCTGCTGGGAGCCTTGATGGAGGCGTCCATGTTCAATGACCGATATCGGGCCTTGGCGGAGAAGGCGGATTCCGCAGGGGACCCGGTGGACGTGATGCGGGTGACCGCCTCCATCGCACGCACCATCTACGACGGTGAAAAAGAGCAGCTCGGCCTCGTCCGCGGGGCCGCGGCCTTTTCCCCTGAACTCCGGGCTGTCGAGCAGCGTTTCGAACAACTCCGGTACGACCTCCAGGCGGCCCGGGTGCGGCGGGTCCTGGAGGAAGGCTTCGCCAGGCCCGGCCTGGGCCTGGATCAGGCCCGGGACATCATGTGGATGGTCACGGGAAGGGACCTGTACCGCATGCTGGTCGTGGAGCGGGCCTGGACTTCGGATGCCTACGAACAGTGGCTTTTCGAGACCCTCAGGCGGACCTTGCTTTCCGGGCAAACGGGTCCGGACTAG
- the rfaD gene encoding ADP-glyceromanno-heptose 6-epimerase, protein MIIVTGGAGFIGSNVVKELNRRGRTDILVVDNLERSEKFRNLSDLVIQDYMDKRAFRSRLDAGTFDLQADAILHNGACSDTMGGDGRYMLENNFGDSKALLNYALSKAIPFVYASSAATYGPGPAFVPDPANERPLNVYGYSKLLFDQHVRHLLPQVRSTVVGLRYFNVYGPREDHKGRMMSVLHQLLRQLREEGACRLFTGTGGYGDGEQVRDFVFVGDIVDIGLHFAQGPVAQGIFNAGTGKARSFNAIAQALIAHLGKGRVDYIPFPQELAGKYQSFTQADLTSLRAAGYAKPMTELEEGIRLTLAELG, encoded by the coding sequence GTGATCATCGTTACCGGAGGCGCCGGGTTCATCGGCAGCAACGTCGTCAAGGAGCTCAACCGGAGGGGCCGCACCGATATCCTGGTGGTGGACAACCTCGAACGCTCCGAGAAGTTCCGGAACCTCTCGGACCTGGTCATCCAGGACTACATGGACAAGCGGGCCTTCCGGTCCCGCCTCGACGCCGGCACCTTCGACCTCCAGGCCGACGCCATCCTCCACAACGGCGCCTGCTCCGACACCATGGGCGGCGACGGCCGCTACATGCTCGAGAACAACTTCGGGGACTCCAAGGCCCTCCTGAACTACGCCCTCTCCAAGGCCATCCCCTTCGTGTACGCCTCCAGCGCCGCCACCTACGGCCCCGGCCCCGCCTTCGTCCCGGACCCCGCCAACGAGCGCCCCCTCAACGTCTACGGCTACTCGAAGCTCCTGTTCGACCAGCACGTCCGCCACCTTCTGCCCCAGGTGCGGAGCACGGTGGTGGGCCTTCGCTACTTCAACGTCTACGGCCCCCGGGAGGACCACAAGGGCCGCATGATGTCCGTGCTCCACCAGCTCCTCCGGCAGCTGCGCGAGGAGGGCGCCTGCCGCCTCTTCACCGGCACCGGCGGCTACGGCGACGGCGAGCAGGTGCGGGACTTCGTGTTCGTGGGGGACATCGTCGACATCGGCCTCCACTTCGCCCAGGGCCCCGTGGCCCAGGGCATCTTCAACGCCGGCACCGGCAAGGCGAGGAGCTTCAACGCCATCGCCCAGGCCCTCATCGCCCACCTGGGCAAGGGCCGCGTCGACTACATCCCCTTCCCCCAGGAACTGGCCGGGAAGTACCAGAGCTTCACCCAGGCCGACCTGACCAGCCTGCGTGCCGCGGGCTACGCGAAGCCCATGACGGAGCTGGAGGAGGGCATCCGCCTGACCCTGGCCGAGCTGGGCTAG
- a CDS encoding DMT family transporter translates to MVGTLLIAVVWGASFAGMKYALQAGLSVGAMLSLRFLIGTTCLGILLLALKVPLERRSVTDGLWLGLLLTAIFWLQASGLETTTTTKSGFITGLYVLFTPMASVLLGHRLKVAHGLGALVATVGLFLLVHTPGVSFGGWNRGDSLTLVCAVGCGFHIALTGIFSRRSNGWVLAFMQVATIAAVSLAITSLLPAPHGFQTARKALAAPGVWVALAYLGILATALAFYLMSTLQAHLGSTEAAILYSLEPVFTALLAMTGWVPGIRERLSALQLAGGGIILGAMILAEVGPTWMARFGDSSPERDG, encoded by the coding sequence GTGGTGGGGACGCTCCTGATCGCCGTGGTGTGGGGCGCGAGCTTCGCCGGCATGAAGTACGCCCTCCAGGCCGGCCTGAGCGTGGGGGCCATGCTCAGCCTGCGCTTCCTCATCGGCACCACCTGCCTGGGGATCCTCCTCCTGGCCCTCAAGGTGCCCCTGGAGCGGCGCTCGGTGACCGACGGCCTGTGGCTGGGCCTCCTTCTCACCGCCATCTTCTGGCTCCAGGCCAGCGGCCTCGAGACCACCACGACCACCAAGTCCGGCTTCATCACCGGCCTCTACGTGCTCTTCACCCCCATGGCCAGCGTGCTCCTGGGGCACCGCCTCAAGGTCGCCCACGGCCTGGGCGCCCTGGTGGCCACCGTCGGCCTGTTCCTGCTGGTGCACACCCCGGGCGTGAGCTTCGGCGGCTGGAACCGCGGGGACTCCCTGACCCTGGTGTGCGCCGTGGGCTGCGGATTCCATATCGCCCTCACCGGCATCTTCAGCCGCCGCTCCAACGGCTGGGTGCTGGCCTTCATGCAGGTGGCCACCATCGCCGCGGTCTCCCTCGCCATCACGTCCCTCCTTCCCGCGCCCCACGGTTTCCAGACGGCCCGCAAGGCCCTGGCCGCCCCGGGCGTATGGGTGGCCCTGGCCTACCTCGGCATCCTCGCCACCGCCCTGGCGTTCTACCTCATGTCCACCCTCCAGGCCCACCTGGGCAGCACCGAGGCCGCCATCCTCTACTCCCTGGAGCCCGTGTTCACGGCCCTCCTGGCCATGACCGGGTGGGTGCCCGGGATCCGGGAACGCCTCTCGGCCCTCCAGCTGGCGGGAGGCGGCATCATCCTGGGCGCCATGATCCTGGCCGAGGTCGGCCCCACCTGGATGGCCCGCTTCGGGGATTCCAGCCCCGAACGCGACGGCTGA
- a CDS encoding DUF1573 domain-containing protein yields MRPFLLSLMVPALCLAQAPSISVDQPHFDFGKLYGDAKAVHRFKVSNKGNAALNISRLNPSCGCTSTVIGQWTLNPGQSTEVEATFNPVGFRGPVHKSIQVVSNDPANPTVDLTFEAEVLREIMPSSEAVFLQDVQRTSPRKVSVRLVSGNGKPVHVTDARSPGAPYLSCSVRPEGNDAWVDILLEGTKIPASRQSGTDAVVVKTDNPRAAVINVTVQWELRASVVAEPGRVAWVEPAGKEQRSKVVLKQVDGKPFRILSARTTNPVLRVEGGGKGASSRHDLQVVLSANAKAGMYSEKILVTTDSPDQPEVEIRVAASLR; encoded by the coding sequence ATGCGTCCCTTCCTTTTGAGCCTGATGGTCCCGGCCCTGTGCCTGGCCCAGGCCCCATCCATTTCCGTGGACCAGCCCCACTTCGACTTCGGCAAGCTGTACGGGGACGCCAAGGCCGTGCACCGCTTCAAGGTCTCCAACAAGGGCAACGCCGCACTCAACATCAGCCGGCTCAATCCTTCCTGCGGCTGCACCTCCACCGTCATCGGCCAGTGGACCCTCAACCCGGGCCAGAGCACCGAGGTCGAGGCCACGTTCAACCCCGTGGGTTTCCGGGGCCCGGTGCACAAGTCCATCCAGGTGGTCTCCAACGACCCCGCCAACCCCACCGTGGACCTCACGTTCGAGGCCGAGGTTCTCCGGGAGATCATGCCCTCCAGCGAGGCGGTCTTCCTGCAGGACGTCCAGAGGACCTCCCCCCGCAAGGTGTCCGTGCGGCTCGTCTCCGGCAACGGCAAGCCGGTGCACGTCACCGACGCCAGGTCCCCGGGCGCCCCCTACCTCAGCTGCTCCGTGCGCCCCGAAGGCAACGACGCCTGGGTGGACATCCTCCTGGAAGGCACGAAGATCCCCGCCTCCCGCCAGTCGGGCACCGACGCGGTGGTGGTGAAGACCGACAATCCCCGGGCCGCCGTCATCAACGTGACCGTCCAGTGGGAGCTGCGCGCCTCCGTGGTGGCCGAGCCCGGGCGCGTGGCCTGGGTCGAGCCCGCCGGCAAGGAGCAGCGCTCCAAGGTCGTCCTCAAGCAGGTGGACGGCAAGCCCTTCCGCATCCTCTCCGCCCGCACCACGAACCCGGTGCTCAGGGTCGAGGGTGGCGGCAAGGGCGCCTCCAGCCGCCACGACCTGCAAGTGGTCCTGTCCGCCAATGCCAAGGCCGGCATGTACAGCGAAAAAATCCTCGTGACCACCGACAGCCCCGACCAGCCGGAAGTGGAAATCCGCGTCGCCGCCTCCCTGCGCTGA